One genomic window of Thioclava sp. GXIMD4216 includes the following:
- the ugpC gene encoding sn-glycerol-3-phosphate ABC transporter ATP-binding protein UgpC — protein sequence MAPILDIKHLRKSYGATEILKDINVSIEKGDFLVLVGPSGCGKSTLLNCIAGLEEISGGTVEIDGRDMTHVSPKDRDIAMVFQSYALYPTMSVAKNITFGMKVRGVPQDEQDRKLAEVAKQLQIEALLKRRPGQLSGGQRQRVAMGRALVRDPALFLFDEPLSNLDAKLRVEMRSEIKKLHHRLGASMVYVTHDQIEAMTLATKIVVMKGGVIQQIGTPAEIYNHPANTFVADFMGSPPMNLIPVKTQAAGAGAQVRIDRDGMDPIVLNVPRSDLPAEVLMGVRPEDLAEAGYRAGSSVQRAQIRVDMVEPAGADTYVTTQMGGRMITARLHAETLAHAGELLDLEFDLDKVTFFEPQSGARL from the coding sequence ATGGCTCCTATCCTTGACATCAAACATCTGCGTAAAAGCTACGGCGCGACCGAAATCCTGAAGGATATCAACGTCTCTATCGAGAAGGGCGATTTCCTTGTGCTGGTCGGGCCGTCGGGCTGCGGCAAGTCGACCCTGCTCAACTGTATCGCGGGGCTCGAGGAGATCTCGGGCGGAACGGTCGAAATTGACGGGCGCGACATGACCCATGTCAGCCCGAAAGACCGTGACATCGCGATGGTGTTCCAATCTTACGCGCTTTACCCCACCATGTCGGTCGCCAAAAATATCACCTTCGGCATGAAGGTGCGCGGCGTCCCGCAGGACGAACAGGACCGCAAGCTGGCCGAAGTGGCGAAACAGTTGCAGATCGAGGCGCTTCTGAAGCGCCGTCCGGGGCAGCTTTCGGGTGGTCAGCGCCAGCGGGTTGCGATGGGTCGGGCGCTGGTGCGCGATCCGGCGCTGTTTCTGTTCGACGAGCCGCTGTCGAACCTTGACGCCAAGCTGCGGGTCGAAATGCGCTCGGAAATCAAGAAGCTGCATCACCGGCTTGGGGCGTCGATGGTCTATGTGACCCATGACCAGATCGAGGCGATGACGCTGGCCACCAAGATCGTGGTGATGAAGGGCGGCGTGATCCAGCAGATCGGCACCCCTGCCGAGATCTACAACCATCCCGCCAATACCTTTGTCGCCGATTTCATGGGCAGCCCGCCGATGAACCTGATCCCCGTGAAAACCCAAGCCGCAGGCGCTGGGGCGCAGGTTCGGATCGATCGCGACGGCATGGACCCGATTGTGCTGAATGTGCCGCGCAGCGATCTGCCTGCCGAGGTGCTGATGGGCGTGCGCCCCGAAGACCTTGCCGAGGCGGGTTATCGCGCGGGCAGTTCCGTCCAGCGCGCGCAGATCCGTGTGGATATGGTCGAACCTGCGGGGGCCGATACCTATGTGACCACCCAGATGGGGGGGCGCATGATCACCGCGCGTCTGCACGCCGAAACGCTGGCCCATGCGGGCGAGTTGCTGGATCTGGAATTCGATCTGGACAAGGTGACCTTCTTCGAACCCCAAAG